The Flavobacteriales bacterium genomic sequence TTTTCTTCTGGAAATGGGTACGCAACAGTCGTCTGACATTACAATTGTTCCCCCGTCCTCCCGGCTGTACCGATTGGCATGCGCCAGGTTGATCAGGTGTGATTGATGAACCCTCAGGAAATTTTCTGGTGACAGCAGTTCGTCGAACTCCTTCAGTGTTCGGCTCACCATGATCTTGCGTGCGTGAATGAGATAGAAAATGGTGTAGTAGTTATCAGCCTGGCACCGGATGATGTCTTTCAGGCTCACCAGTTCGATACCGTTGTGATTCGGAAGGGCGATCTTTTCCACCCTCTCTTCGCGCAACAGTTGTTTTGCCACCTGCAGGTTGTTCTTTAAGTTGTCGCTCGGTACCGGAGTTTCAGCCGCCCGTTTCATCGCTTCGATCAGCTCGTCGGGGTTAATCGGTTTCAGCAGGTAGTCCAGTGCATGAAAGCGGATGGCCTTGATCGCATATTCGTCATATGCCGTTGTGAACACCACATGAAAGGGAATGGCGGGAAGCGAGGTTAGCAGGTCGAAGCCGGTTCCGTCCTGCATCCGGATGTCAAGGAATACCAGGTCGGGCCTGTATTTTTCCAGGATGTATTTCCCGTTTTCCACGCCATCGGCTGTGCCAAGTATTTCCACATCCGGGCAATGGGTTGCCAGCTGGTTGGTGAGGGTTTTGATGCCATTTGCTTCGTCATCAATAATAACTGATCTGATCATGTGTGCGCAGTTTCCGGGGTTATTCTTTCGTGTCAAAGATGGGCATGAAAATAACAACTTTCGTACCACATGCTTGTCCGTTCCTGTACATATCTTCAATCCGAAAGTCGATTTGCTGGCCTGCGCTCAGGTGCAGGTTCTGGAGACGTTCCCGCGTCACCAGCAATCCCACCGAGTGATGGGCTTTGGCATTCCCCTGACCTGCTTCGGCTGCCCGGGTTCTTCCCACACCGTTGTCTTCTACCGTGCACAAGAGGTTGTTCCCGGATTTCTTCATGGTGATGGTGATCAGGCCTGGTTTTTTCAACGGCATGATGCCATGAATGATGGCGTTTTCAATGGCAGGCTGGATGATCATCGGAGGGATCATGTCGAATTCCGGTTCCAGCTCGGGGTCGATGTCGAACCGGAAATCGAATTTGTTTTGAAAGCGCAGTTGCTCGAGTTCCATGTAAAACTGAAGGGTCCTGATCTCATTTTCCAGCGGGATGCAGTTGGATCGGGAGTTCTCCAGAATCAACCTTATCAACCGGGCGAATTTGGAGAGGTAACGCTCTGCCGAAGCGGTATCGTGCCCGGAGATAAAACTTTGTATGGAGTTCAGGCTGTTGAAAATGAAATGCGGATTCATTTGCGCCCGCAGTGCCGACTGTTCCAGTTCGAGGGCGCGTTTCTGTGTTTCAAGGATCCGGGTCTCCATGGCACTTTTCCGTTTGATGGTGCGGATCCGCATGTATACCGAGAACCAGATGCCTGCAAGGATCACTGTAACGGCGCTGATCCGGAACCACAATGTTTGCCATACCGGCGGCAGGATGTTGAAAGTAAGTGTTGCCGGTTGATTGCTGGCAATACCGTTTTTGGTGAAGGCCCTTACCATGAAACGGTAGTGCCCGGGCTCCAGTCCGTGGTAACGGGCAGACCGGTCGGATGAAAAATTCCATTTGGTTTCCAGTCCTTCCAACTTATAACCGTATCGGGTTTCTCCATGTTCCCTGAAGTTCAAACCCAGGAACCGGATGTCAATGGTGTTTTTGAAATAGGGCAATTCTTCTTCGTTCCTGATGTTCTCCGGCTTGCCCATGATGGATGTGCCCGTGATAAATATGGGCGGTGAATAAGCTGGCGGTGACATCCGGGATTTACTCACCTTGCTCAACCCCTTTGACGTAGCTACCCATACATCATCATCCCTGACTGCAATGGAGAATACTTCATCGCTTGCCAGCCCCCGGGATGAGTTGATATGTTCGAACAGGGGATTTTCTTCCGGGCTTCTTCCCGTCCACGACATGCGTGTGAGCCCCCTGTTGGTTGCCATCCACACACTGTTGCCATCGGGCACAATGCGGTGGCAAGTGCTGCTGACCAACCCGCTATGGATGGTGAGATGGTGCAATGAATCGTTCTCAATGAAGTAGACGCCGTTGCCTTTGGTACCGAACCACGTGCGACCTTCTGTGTCCTGTTCAATATCCAACGCGCGTCCTTTGTAGGCTGGATATTCCGATGTGATCTCTTTGAAATGCCCCTGGTGAAAGTGCCATACCCTGTCGAGCGTACCCAGCCAGAAATCCGATTGATCCTTGCCGGCGATCGATAGAACGCGTTCATGAATGATTGCTCCGCTGCTGTCTGAATAGGGTTCCAACTTTTTGTCTTTTTCCCAGGTAGATAATCCTATGCTGCTGCCCCACAGGAAGCGTCCGTTGCCAAGTTCCATGAAACACAGTCCGCCATAGTCTGAAACCGGAGAAATAGGAATTCCGGGCCGCATCCTTGAGGGATCTATGATATAGGTGTTCAACAATGTAACGATGGCGATGTGCCCGTTTTTCAACGACTTTACTATCACCACTTCTTTCTTTTGCGAAGGAGATCGATGAGAAACCAACGGAAAACATTCGGTGCCCTCCGGTGTGATCCGGAACAGCCGACCGTTGCCAAATCCGCCCCAGAGGGTACCTCCGCGATCAACACCAATGGCACGCAGGTAATCGGCAGGTATGCTGTCGGACGCATCATAGTTCAGAATATGCAGAAACGGGATCATGAAAACACCTTTGCCGCTGGCGCTGCACCAGTAATTGCCTTCGGAATCCTGTATGAAGCAAGTGATCATTTCCGTGCCGAAGTAGTGCCGGGGTGGGTTATGCAGGTTGTTTGCATCCAACCGATACAGACCACCTCCGTGCGTACCCAGCCAGATGTGGCCATCCCGGTCATTGTTGATCCAGATGATCATCTGGGGTATCACCGCGGAATCCAGGATGTGCCTACGGTTTGTCAGGTACAGTTTGTTGTAGAAGCTGAATGCAAACGTGGTATCGTTCAGTATCTTGAAAAAGGGGTGGTTGCTGACTTTGAATTTTTCAGTCTGATAGATCTGCGTGTTCTGATCACCCTTCTGAAAATTGAAGAAGATGCGGTAGGGGCGAGGTGATGAATACCTCGTAATGTATCCGGGAAGGTACCCTCCGGGCTCCACTTCACGGATGTAGGCTTGCAGCACGCCGGGGTTGGTTTGCAGCGTTACCTTTCCCGACGGTGTGATCATGGCATATCCGTTGGGAAGGATGCTGAGCCACACGTTGTCATGATGGTCGACATACAGGTAGTACCTGTTCTTTGACTTGCCCTCGAATGCCTCCTGGATCTTGTCGTTGTGCGGGTATACCACCACGGTATCACCATCCAGGTACGACAGGTTTCCGCTGAACGGAATGAACCAGATGCGACCTTTGTAGTCTTCATAAATGCGGAACACCGTGTTGTCCGGCAACCCCTTGTCCATGTCAAAGGTCTCGAACTCGTACCCGTTGTATCTGCTTGCACCGTTGGAAGTGGCGAACCAGATGAAACCCCTGGAGTCTTGTATGATGTTGTATACGTCCGAACTGGGGAGCCCGTCGTTCACATTGTAGAAAACATGGCCGGGATGCTGGGCGCGAACGGCAACGGACATCACCATGAAAGCGCAGGTGAGGGCCATTGCGAAAACGTAACGGGTATGTTGCTGCCGCGTCGGAATCACTTGGAGCCGGAAAGTATTTGGTGATTTTGCCGGAACACTTCCCATGCGACAATGCCAGCAGCCACCGAAATGTTGAGGGAATGTTTGCTGCCTGCCTGCGGAATTTCCCACACTTCATCACAAAGTTTCAGTGCGTCAATGTGTACCCCCTCCACTTCATGTCCGAATACCAGGGCCAGCGGTTGGCCGGTGGTTTCTACATCCGGCAGAGATATGCTTTGATCGGTTTGCTCGATACCGATGATGCGGTATCCGTCGCCACGTGCACGAAGAATGGCATCGATGGTGGTTTCATGGTGTTCCCACTTCACGGTTTCGGTGGCGCCCAGGGCGGTCTTCAGGATCTCTTTGTGCGGAGGCACGGCTGTGATACCGCAGCAGTAGATAGCTTCCAACCGGAATGCGTCGGCGGTGCGGAAAACAGAGCCCACATTCAGCGCGCTTCTCACACGATCAAGGATGATGCGCACCGGAAGTTTGTCGGCAACCTGGTGTTCGGATACTGACAACCGGTTCAGTGCGTCGTTTTGCAATTTCTTCATTGGCTTGCTCAGGTTGCCCGGCCGGTTTGTTGAAGGATTGTTTAAAAGAATTCAGGGAGGATGCTTTTGATCCTGCTATCTTTAGGGTTTATCCGGTTCCATGGCAGAGGTCAAAAATAAGAAGAAGGTAACAGAAACCCCCTTGATGAAGCAATATAATGAGATCAAGGGCAAACACCCGGATGCATTGTTGCTGTTCCGGGTGGGTGATTTCTACGAAACATTCGGATCGGATGCAGTCAGGGCCTCACAGATCCTGGGCATTGTGCTCACCAAGCGAGCCAACGGTTCAGCTTCCGAAGTGGAGCTGGCCGGATTTCCCCATCATTCACTGGATACCTACTTGCCGAAACTCGTTCGCGCAGGTCTGCGTGTGGCCATATGCGATCAGCTGGAAGATCCCAAGGCCACCAAAACCATCGTCAAAAGAGGCGTTACCGAGCTTGTTACGCCCGGCGTTACCATGAACGATGAGGTATTGCATCACGCTTCCAACAACTTTCTGGCCGGTGTTTTTGTGGAGAAGGACAGGGCAGGGGTGGCGTTCCTGGATATCAGTACGGGTGAGTTCCTGGTGGCGGAAGGAGGGTTGAATTACGTCTCGAAAGTACTCGAAGGTTTCGCACCCAGCGAAGTGTTGTTCCTCAAGAGCCAACGGAAACTGTTCACATCCACATTCGGTGATCAGTACGTTACATTCCCGCTTGACGATTGGGTGTTTACCAAAGACTTCGCACGCGACATCCTGCTCCGCCAGTTCGAAACCAGCTCATTCAAAGGTTTCGGCGTGGAAGAACAGGAATTGGGCATCATCGCCGCCGGGGCATGTTTGCATTATGTGGCGGAAACGCAGCACGACAAAACAGGTCACATCACCTCCCTCGCCCGCATTGATGAACAACAGTATGTATGGCTCGACAGGTTTACCATCCGCAACCTCGAACTTTTTCATGCGCCACATCCTGACGCCACGTCTTTCCTGGAGGTGATCGACCGGACCCTCACACCCATGGGATCGCGTACGCTGCGCAAATGGGTGGCGTTGCCGCTGAAAGACATCAAAGCGATCCAGGAACGGCTGGACGTAGTAGAAGCATGCATCTCCCATGAGCACATGTCAGACGTTCTCAGGGAAGAGATCCGAAAGGTGGGCGACCTGGAACGCCTGATCTCCAAGGTAGCCGCCGCCAGGGTGAGCCCGCGGGAGTTGCGCCAGCTGCTCCGATCGCTACAGGCATTGGAACCCATCCGGCAGGTCTGCATGGATGCACCTCATCCGGATATGCAGAAGATGGCTGCCTCCATCAACGATTGCAGCGAAGTCATCGGCAGCATCGCCACCACCCTGGTGGATGATCCGCCGGCATTGCTTCATAAAGGAAAAGTTATCCGCGAAGGCATCTCGCCGGAGCTGGATGAGTTGCGCAGTATTTCCGGTTCGGGCAAGGAACACTTGCTGAACATCCAGCAACGTGAAATGGAACGCACCGGGATTCCTTCCCTGAAAGTAGCATTCAACAATGTGTTCGGGTATTACCTGGAAGTCACAAATGCGCACAAAGCGAAGGTGCCCGACAGCTGGATCCGCAAACAAACCCTGGTGAACGCCGAACGGTACATCACCGAGGAACTGAAAACATACGAAGAAAAAATCCTGGGTGCGGAAGAAAAGATACAGGCGCTCGAGGCCCGCTTGTTCAACGAGCTGGTGTTGCAGCTAGCCGATCATGTGAAAATCATCCAACAAAACGCGGCTGTGATTGCACGGCTGGATTGTTTGTTGTCATTTGCCGCCATTGCCAAACGCCGCAACTATACCAAACCCCTGGTAGACGAAAGCCAGGTGATTGATATCAAAGGAGGGCGGCACCCGGTCATCGAATCCCTGCTGCCTCCGGGTGAATCCTACATTGCCAATGATGTGTACCTTGATTCCGCTGAACAGCAGATCATGGTGATCACCGGTCCGAATATGGCGGGTAAATCGGCCCTGCTCAGGCAAACGGCATTGATCGTGCTGATGGCCCAGATCGGATCCTATGTGCCCGCCACGCAGGCAGGGCTCGGCATCATCGATAAGATCTTCACGCGCGTGGGTGCCTCGGATAACATTTCTTCCGGAGAGTCCACTTTCATGGTGGAAATGAACGAGACAGCCAGCATCCTCAACAACCTTTCGCCCCGAAGCCTGGTGTTGCTGGATGAGATCGGTAGGGGAACAAGTACCTACGATGGCATCTCCATCGCATGGGCCATCACCGAATACCTGCACGAGAACAAAACGGCGCAACCGAAGACCCTGTTTGCTACGCACTACCATGAGCTGAATGACATGGCCGCACAGTTTCCCCGCATCCGCAACTTCAACGTGTCGGTACGGGAAGTGAACAACAAGGTGGTTTTCCTGCGCAAACTGGCACCGGGGGGCACCGCCCATAGTTTTGGGATCCATGTGGCCCGCATGGCCGGGATGCCCAGGCAAGTGGTGCAACGTGCCGATGAGATGCTGAAGGAGCTGGAGAAAAGCCACCGGCACGACAAAGTCGAAACATCACCCACGCGGAAGGCGAAGCACACCCCACCGTCTGCAGACGATATTCAGCTGAGCTTTTTCCAGCTGGATGATCCGGTGCTGGAGCAGATACGTGATGAGATCCTGGACCTGGATGTGAACACCCTGACGCCGGTGGAGGCATTGCTGAAACTGAATGAGATTAAGAAAGTGGTAGGGGGGAAATAAGTCTCAAGTCGTGAGTCTCAAGTCTCAAGTCGCAAGTTGTGGGTGATGTGTAAAGCACGCATTGTCCTCAATGGATCAAATAAAAAAGCCCCGCACCTGCGGGGCTTTTCGGTTTAGCTTCGTACAACAAATTTGATCGGAACGGTCATTCGTACCCGTACGGGGTGACCGGCCATCATCCCGGGTTCCCACCTGGGCATTTCCCGGATGACACGCAATGCTTCCTCTTCCATTTGTTTGGACACCTTTTTCCTGCGCCCGACCACCTGAACGGAGCTGATGCTGCCATCCTTTTCTACGATGAAATCAATGAATACATCACCGCTGTTTGCTTCCTCCAGATCCCTTGCAGGAAACCGGATGTGTTGATTGATATAAGGAATTATCTTTTCATTCCCACCCGGGAAACGAGGTTGTTTTTCCGTACATCCGAAACAAAGGGGTAGGTCTTCTGCAACATCTTCCTCTTTTTTAATCACCACATGAAAAGTGAACGTGTCGGTGGGTACTTCGAAGATAGGCTTGTCATCTGCAATGGGCTCATCATCCGACACCACTTCAATCTGATCTGATTTTTTAGACGGTGTTTTTTCTTTCTCCTGTTTCTTTTTCTCCGGTTCGATGTAACGCACAACGGGAGGCACGTCCCACTCCGGGTCACTGTGCATCGCCGATAGTTCCGGCAGCGTCGGTTTTCGTTCCGGGAATTTCCATCGGAATGCGATCAGACTCATGCTGATGGATGTGATCAGCCCGATCATCAGGAAAGTCTTGCGTTTTTTCTCATGTACACCCGACACGGGCGATACATACTTCTTCTCTTCTTGCATGGCGTAGGCCTCCTTTTTAGGTGTGGTACAAATGATGGGATGCGGTCCTTGAATGTGGATGCGGGACCAGGAGGGTACGACAGGATAACGCAGGGATGTTTCGGTGAATTGTGTGAAACCGGTTGGAGTGGGGTGTGTTTCCGGCGTGTTGCTGTTCCGGAAACACCACGAGCACGTTCGCGTCATGGTGGGTTAACCGAGGGGTCACCGTCGTCATGATTCCAACACATAACGTACGGTTAGCTAACCCAACTATTTGTCCAGCGTAAGCAAAATTCGGACTGTTAAGGTACAATAGTTTAGTCACAGTTTTTTACCTTGAAAGCTAGCTTTCAAGGTAAAAAACTGGAACCTTGAAAAACAGTCCAAACATGAAAAAGAAAGATCAAAGTCCCGAAGGGGTAGTCCGTGAGATCAAACGCAGGACCCGCCGCAAGTTCTCCGCAGAGGAGAAGATCCGAATCGTACTGGAAGGCCTCAAGGGCGAGCTATCCATTTCAGAGATATGTCGCCGTGAAGGTATTGCCGCCAACCTCTACTATCGCTGGAGCAAAGACTTCCTGGAAGCCGGTAAGAAACGGCTTTTAGGAGATACCCTCCGAGAGGCCAACACCACCGAAGTGGATCATTTCCGCAAGGAGAACAGCCAGCTGAAAGAAGTGGTCGCCGAGCTCACCCTGCAGAATAGGGTCCTAAAAAAAAGTTTGAGTGGGGACGCTTAAAAAGGCAGCGGTATATGCGATACAGTCAATCAGAGAAAATGGAGATCATTTCCATAGTGGAAAACAGTGATCTGAGCGTACGGGCCACCCTGAAAGAGCTGGACATTCCCAAGGCGACTTTCTATGACTGGTACGACCGGTATCTGCGGGAAGGGTTTGAAGGACTGGCTCCCAAGAAGCGGGCGGCAAGAAGCCAGTGGAACCGGATCCCCGATGAGAAACGCCAGGAGGTGGTAGAGCTGGCCCTGGACATGGAAGACCTCTCATCCAGAGAACTGGCCTGGCACATCGTAGATCACCGGGGCTGGTATATCAGCGAGTCCAGCGTGCATGCCATTCTCAAAGAAAGAGGGCTGATCACTGCACCGGCCTTTGTGGTGGATCATGCTGCCAACCAGTACAAAGACAAGACCTCCCGGGTCAACCAGATGTGGCAGACCGATTTCACTTACCTGAAAGTAGTGGGACACTGGGGATGGTATTACCTCTGCACGGTACTGGATGATTACTCCCGCTACGTGATCCATGCCGAACTATGCACCAACATGGGAGCCGATGACGTACAGCGCAATATCGACAAGGCCATTGAGATCACCGGGGTGGTTCCTGACAAAACCACACAGTCTCTCAAAGTGCTCAGCGATAATGGCCCGTGCTACATTGCCAAAGACCTGGCTGAGTTCTTCCAGGACAGGGAGATCAAGCACGTACGCGGAAGAGTCCGTCATCCGCAGACCCAGGGAAAGATCGAACGCTGGCATCAGTCCATGAAGAACGTGATCAAGCTGGACAACTATTATTCACCCGATGAATTGCGCCAGGCGCTGGCTGAATTTATCCGATACTACAACAACCGCAGGTACCATGAATCACTGGAAAATCTCACGCCTGCCGACGTATTTTTCGGCAGGGATAAACAGATCCTGGCCAGACGAAAACAAACCAAAGAAAGAACCATGAAACAAAGAAGAAAATTCCACCGTCAACAAATGTTAAATCTATGACTTAAATTAGATCGCCTTTTGTCCGGATTTGTTTTAAGACGCACAGGCATTGGACGAAGGTGTGCATATATCACAATAGGTACGGTTAATAATCAATAGGCGGGTTGCCATTGCCGCGACCGCAGGGAGCAACAGATGAGTCTCAAGTTTCAAGTCACAAGTCTCAAGTTGAGCCCGGTTTGGTGAGCAATAAACCGATCCCGGGATCATCTAACGACTAAAGACTTGCGACTCACCACTCCCACTTCATACCTTTGAACCTTCCTTCGTCTTCCTAATACCCGATCGCTATGACCGAACGCAAGCTTTTTATTCTCCTCTCCATTGTCATTCCTCTCCTTCTGGTGGCCCTGGCTTTTATCAACCTGAATTTCTTGTGGGCCTTTGTGGTTGTTGCACCCCTGGTCATCATCGGTTATGTGGACCTGCTTCAAAAAGAACATGCCATCAAACGCAACTTTCCCGTGATCGGCGAGATGCGCTACATGCTCGAGAAAATCCGGCCCGAGATCATGCAGTATTTCGTGGAGACCGATACGGAAGGCCGTCCGATCAACCGCATCTACCGCACCATGGTGTACCAGCGTGCCAAGAAGGTGAACGATACCACACCGTTCGGTACCCAAATGGAAGTATACAGCGAAGGGTATGAATGGATGGACCATTCCATTTACCCGCATTCGTCGGGTATACTGGAAAAAGAACACCGTGTGAAAGTAGGGGGTGCGCAATGCAAACAACCCTATTCGGCAAGCATGCTGAATGTATCGGCGATGAGTTTCGGCGCACTCAGCATGCGGGCGGTACAGGCCCTGAACCTGGGTGCAAAAATGGGGGGCTTTGCACATAATACGGGTGAGGGAGGCCTCAGTCCGTATCACCTGCAGCATGGCGGTGACCTGATCTGGCAAATCGGTACCGGTTACTTCGGATGCCGCACCCACGACGGCAACTTCGATCCGGATCTGTTCAAAGAGAAATCGGTATTGCCCCAGGTGAAAATGATTGAGATTAAAATCTCCCAAGGTGCCAAACCCGGGCACGGTGGCATCCTGCCCGCCAGCAAGAACACCGAAGAGATCGCAGATATCCGCGGCGTGAAACCCCATACCGATGTGCATTCACCTCCCGGACACAAGGCGTTCTCAACACCCGAAGGATGCATGGAGTTTATCGCCCGACTGCGGGAATTGTCCGGAGGCAAGCCCATAGGTTTTAAGTTATGCATCGGGAAGAAACAAGAGTTTGTGGACTTATGCGATGCCATGCTGCAGACAGGCATACGCCCCGATTTCATTACCATAGATGGGGGAGAAGGCGGCACCGGGGCGGCACCTGTTGAGTTTTCCAATTCGCTGGGAATGCCGCTGAGAGACGGATTGGCATTTGCATGTGATGTGCTTTCTGCAAAAGGATTGAAACAGGACATCAAGGTCATCGCATCCGGAAAGGTGTTCACCGGTTTTCACATGGCACGTGTCATTGCCCTGGGTGCCGACATGGTGAACAGCGCCCGCGGCATGATGCTGGCCCTCGGATGTATACAGGCATTGAGATGCAATGACAATACCTGCCCCACCGGTGTTACCACCCAAAACAAATCACTGATGAAAGGCCTGGTTGTGGAAGACAAAGCCAAACGGGTGGCCAGCTTTCATCGCGAAACCCTGCGGGCTTTCATTGAATTGATCGATGCGGCAGGATTATCCGCTCCGCATGAACTGACCCGTGCCCACATCAACCGCCGGGTAAGCATGCACAAGGTGATGACGTATGAGGAGATCTATCCGACGGTGACGGTTTGATGGTTTGTGGGTTTGTGGTTTGTAGTTTCTGGTTTGTGGTTTGTGGTTGAGTCACGGCATACCTGAGCCTGGTTGCCTATGATTGTTATTGATCGTGGTGATTGGTTAATGGTCAATTGCCAATGGTCATTAGCCAATAGATGGCCGGATGCCATTGACGCGACCAGAGGGAGCATATTACGGCGCAGCCTATTTACGCGACCGGAGGGAGCTTCTTACAAGTCTCAAGTTGGTGCTGGCGAGGACTGGCATGATTACGATGAGTTTGTTACGGACGGGTTATTAGTCAATTGCCAATGGTCATTAGTCAATATATGGCCGGATGCCATTGACGCGACCAGCGGGAGCATATTACCATTTACACGACCGGAGGGAGCTTCTTACAAGTCTCAAGTTGAGGCCGGCGAGGATTGGCATGATCGCGATGCGTTTGTCATGGACGATGTTCGCGTCAACCCTTCTGTCGATGCCATCTAAAGACTCACGACTTCCCCGGGGCACACGAATCCCCGCCCCAAGACAAGTTCGATATAAAGCTTAAATGAAATGAACCAACCTCGTGTACAACCTTACAGAGGTAAGAGCATGCAGTGATTTGGAATGTGGTGGCTTTGAAAAATGAGCACGGTCATATGGGTGGATGCCGGGATAACCTACAATGATTCCAAGTGGATGGACATCCTTGACTAATAGGCGTAATCACC encodes the following:
- a CDS encoding response regulator transcription factor; translated protein: MIRSVIIDDEANGIKTLTNQLATHCPDVEILGTADGVENGKYILEKYRPDLVFLDIRMQDGTGFDLLTSLPAIPFHVVFTTAYDEYAIKAIRFHALDYLLKPINPDELIEAMKRAAETPVPSDNLKNNLQVAKQLLREERVEKIALPNHNGIELVSLKDIIRCQADNYYTIFYLIHARKIMVSRTLKEFDELLSPENFLRVHQSHLINLAHANRYSREDGGTIVMSDDCCVPISRRKKEIVMEVLERMTR
- a CDS encoding histidine kinase is translated as MALTCAFMVMSVAVRAQHPGHVFYNVNDGLPSSDVYNIIQDSRGFIWFATSNGASRYNGYEFETFDMDKGLPDNTVFRIYEDYKGRIWFIPFSGNLSYLDGDTVVVYPHNDKIQEAFEGKSKNRYYLYVDHHDNVWLSILPNGYAMITPSGKVTLQTNPGVLQAYIREVEPGGYLPGYITRYSSPRPYRIFFNFQKGDQNTQIYQTEKFKVSNHPFFKILNDTTFAFSFYNKLYLTNRRHILDSAVIPQMIIWINNDRDGHIWLGTHGGGLYRLDANNLHNPPRHYFGTEMITCFIQDSEGNYWCSASGKGVFMIPFLHILNYDASDSIPADYLRAIGVDRGGTLWGGFGNGRLFRITPEGTECFPLVSHRSPSQKKEVVIVKSLKNGHIAIVTLLNTYIIDPSRMRPGIPISPVSDYGGLCFMELGNGRFLWGSSIGLSTWEKDKKLEPYSDSSGAIIHERVLSIAGKDQSDFWLGTLDRVWHFHQGHFKEITSEYPAYKGRALDIEQDTEGRTWFGTKGNGVYFIENDSLHHLTIHSGLVSSTCHRIVPDGNSVWMATNRGLTRMSWTGRSPEENPLFEHINSSRGLASDEVFSIAVRDDDVWVATSKGLSKVSKSRMSPPAYSPPIFITGTSIMGKPENIRNEEELPYFKNTIDIRFLGLNFREHGETRYGYKLEGLETKWNFSSDRSARYHGLEPGHYRFMVRAFTKNGIASNQPATLTFNILPPVWQTLWFRISAVTVILAGIWFSVYMRIRTIKRKSAMETRILETQKRALELEQSALRAQMNPHFIFNSLNSIQSFISGHDTASAERYLSKFARLIRLILENSRSNCIPLENEIRTLQFYMELEQLRFQNKFDFRFDIDPELEPEFDMIPPMIIQPAIENAIIHGIMPLKKPGLITITMKKSGNNLLCTVEDNGVGRTRAAEAGQGNAKAHHSVGLLVTRERLQNLHLSAGQQIDFRIEDMYRNGQACGTKVVIFMPIFDTKE
- a CDS encoding RNA methyltransferase gives rise to the protein MKKLQNDALNRLSVSEHQVADKLPVRIILDRVRSALNVGSVFRTADAFRLEAIYCCGITAVPPHKEILKTALGATETVKWEHHETTIDAILRARGDGYRIIGIEQTDQSISLPDVETTGQPLALVFGHEVEGVHIDALKLCDEVWEIPQAGSKHSLNISVAAGIVAWEVFRQNHQILSGSK
- the mutS gene encoding DNA mismatch repair protein MutS codes for the protein MAEVKNKKKVTETPLMKQYNEIKGKHPDALLLFRVGDFYETFGSDAVRASQILGIVLTKRANGSASEVELAGFPHHSLDTYLPKLVRAGLRVAICDQLEDPKATKTIVKRGVTELVTPGVTMNDEVLHHASNNFLAGVFVEKDRAGVAFLDISTGEFLVAEGGLNYVSKVLEGFAPSEVLFLKSQRKLFTSTFGDQYVTFPLDDWVFTKDFARDILLRQFETSSFKGFGVEEQELGIIAAGACLHYVAETQHDKTGHITSLARIDEQQYVWLDRFTIRNLELFHAPHPDATSFLEVIDRTLTPMGSRTLRKWVALPLKDIKAIQERLDVVEACISHEHMSDVLREEIRKVGDLERLISKVAAARVSPRELRQLLRSLQALEPIRQVCMDAPHPDMQKMAASINDCSEVIGSIATTLVDDPPALLHKGKVIREGISPELDELRSISGSGKEHLLNIQQREMERTGIPSLKVAFNNVFGYYLEVTNAHKAKVPDSWIRKQTLVNAERYITEELKTYEEKILGAEEKIQALEARLFNELVLQLADHVKIIQQNAAVIARLDCLLSFAAIAKRRNYTKPLVDESQVIDIKGGRHPVIESLLPPGESYIANDVYLDSAEQQIMVITGPNMAGKSALLRQTALIVLMAQIGSYVPATQAGLGIIDKIFTRVGASDNISSGESTFMVEMNETASILNNLSPRSLVLLDEIGRGTSTYDGISIAWAITEYLHENKTAQPKTLFATHYHELNDMAAQFPRIRNFNVSVREVNNKVVFLRKLAPGGTAHSFGIHVARMAGMPRQVVQRADEMLKELEKSHRHDKVETSPTRKAKHTPPSADDIQLSFFQLDDPVLEQIRDEILDLDVNTLTPVEALLKLNEIKKVVGGK
- a CDS encoding TonB family protein, with protein sequence MTRTCSWCFRNSNTPETHPTPTGFTQFTETSLRYPVVPSWSRIHIQGPHPIICTTPKKEAYAMQEEKKYVSPVSGVHEKKRKTFLMIGLITSISMSLIAFRWKFPERKPTLPELSAMHSDPEWDVPPVVRYIEPEKKKQEKEKTPSKKSDQIEVVSDDEPIADDKPIFEVPTDTFTFHVVIKKEEDVAEDLPLCFGCTEKQPRFPGGNEKIIPYINQHIRFPARDLEEANSGDVFIDFIVEKDGSISSVQVVGRRKKVSKQMEEEALRVIREMPRWEPGMMAGHPVRVRMTVPIKFVVRS
- a CDS encoding FMN-binding glutamate synthase family protein, giving the protein MTERKLFILLSIVIPLLLVALAFINLNFLWAFVVVAPLVIIGYVDLLQKEHAIKRNFPVIGEMRYMLEKIRPEIMQYFVETDTEGRPINRIYRTMVYQRAKKVNDTTPFGTQMEVYSEGYEWMDHSIYPHSSGILEKEHRVKVGGAQCKQPYSASMLNVSAMSFGALSMRAVQALNLGAKMGGFAHNTGEGGLSPYHLQHGGDLIWQIGTGYFGCRTHDGNFDPDLFKEKSVLPQVKMIEIKISQGAKPGHGGILPASKNTEEIADIRGVKPHTDVHSPPGHKAFSTPEGCMEFIARLRELSGGKPIGFKLCIGKKQEFVDLCDAMLQTGIRPDFITIDGGEGGTGAAPVEFSNSLGMPLRDGLAFACDVLSAKGLKQDIKVIASGKVFTGFHMARVIALGADMVNSARGMMLALGCIQALRCNDNTCPTGVTTQNKSLMKGLVVEDKAKRVASFHRETLRAFIELIDAAGLSAPHELTRAHINRRVSMHKVMTYEEIYPTVTV